A genomic segment from Aspergillus chevalieri M1 DNA, chromosome 7, nearly complete sequence encodes:
- a CDS encoding WSC domain-containing protein (InterPro:IPR002889;~PFAM:PF01822;~SECRETED:SignalP(1-18);~TransMembrane:1 (n4-12c17/18o337-355i)) — protein MKNVAILALTTAASAAAANNCYQSLGAEPLVLPASTFLSNAYCQALCLSRNYAFSGTKDGKECACVKELPSKDLKVDEKECSVPCPGYPADKCGGHDAWTVTVPQAPSSGASSSSAAAPTASVVRRSDHPAWLDSGSSDSSSSDSSSDDSSSSDSGDTPVAGVGPAVSATPSSDSSSSESTSSASSESTGSASASVEGGIVVDSEPTSSASSDSGSDAAAATSSSSDSSEEKTTAAAAATTTAAGAATSTAAGSSASATGGSDSDSNTTQTTSIPNTLLTAPSSTGSSSGASASPSSGSSSNSDSSSSSSSTSDSSSSSSSASASATPSGENAAGRVGSSFSMVGAVMGVMVAYLL, from the exons ATGAAGAACGTCGCCATTCTCGCTCTTACCACGGctgcctccgccgccgcagccaacaaCTGCTACCAGTCCCTCGGTGCCGAACCTCTCGTCCTCCCGGCCTCGACTTTCCTCTCCAACGCTTACTGCCAGGCCCTCTGTCTCTCGCGCAACTACGCTTTCTCCGGGACCAAGGATGGCAAGGAGTGCGCTTGTGTTAAGGAGTTGCCTAGCAAGGACTTGAAGGTGGATGAGAAGGAGTGCTCGGTGCCTTGCCCGGGCTACCCGGCTGACAAGT GCGGCGGCCACGACGCCTGGACCGTCACCGTCCCTCAAGCCCCTAGCTCTGGCGCCAGCTCCAGCTCTGCTGCCGCCCCTACTGCCTCTGTCGTCCGTCGCTCCGATCACCCGGCTTGGTTGGACTCGGGTTCCAGCGACTCCTCTTCGTCTGACTCTAGCTCGGACGACTCTTCCTCGTCTGACTCTGGGGACACCCCCGTCGCTGGTGTTGGCCCCGCTGTTTCCGCTACCCCCTCTTCCgactcctcttcctccgaaTCCACTAGCTCTGCCTCTTCTGAATCCACCGGCTCCGCCTCCGCCAGCGTGGAGGGCGGTATCGTCGTCGACTCGGAACCTACCTCTTCCGCTTCGTCCGACTCTGGCTCTgacgctgctgctgctacttcttcttcctctgacTCGTCTGAAGAGAAGACCACtgccgccgctgctgctaccaccaccgccgccggTGCCGCGACCAGCACTGCTGCCGGCAGCTCTGCTTCTGCCACTGGCGGATCTGACTCCGACTCCAACACCACCCAGACCACCTCCATCCCCAACACCCTCCTGACTGCTCCCTCGAGCACGGGCTCCAGCAGCGGTGCTTCTGCGTCGCCGTCTTCTGGCTCTTCTTCGAACTCGGACTCTAGCTCTAGCTCTTCCAGCACCTCTGACTCGTCGAGCTCCAGCTCGTcggcttcggcttcggcTACCCCCTCTGGCGAGAACGCTGCTGGCCGTGTTGGTTCTTCGTTCTCGATGGTCGGTGCTGTTATGGGTGTTATGGTTGCTTACTTGCTGTAA
- the cps1 gene encoding Gly-Xaa carboxypeptidase (COG:E;~EggNog:ENOG410PHSC;~InterPro:IPR001261,IPR017141,IPR002933,IPR011650, IPR036264;~MEROPS:MER0001269;~PFAM:PF01546,PF07687;~SECRETED:SignalP(1-24);~go_function: GO:0004181 - metallocarboxypeptidase activity [Evidence IEA];~go_function: GO:0016787 - hydrolase activity [Evidence IEA]) — protein MRSLLVILLPTALALPSFPFSASAQRPLQDTSEISCPLAPKIAPDSDGFLSSLHFIQDEGIRAQQVERLSRAVQVDTSVGDAVTDRDNEAFAPFVDFQDLLRDLFPLVHKTAQLDHINTHALLYTLPGKLPHLQPILFLAHQDVVPIDDPTDWTYPPFSGHYDGTYIWGRGASDCKNTLIGLLSAIEDLLNQGFKPSRTVIFSFGFDEESHGFLGAGHLAPELEKRYGKDSIALILDEGGNGVQVLPDDEDVVYALPAVGEKGALDLILELAVPGGHSSIPPAHTGIGIMADIIHTLERKDLFVPELNEIHPTRKTLECQVVHSPEHIESWLGHALSTNDYRSLAEKLGQSRGDNFRVTLQTTQATDIIRGGVKSNALPEKISAVINYRVALHQTPDTVISRAVDLITPIVQGYNLSFSHPYSSGEGEGTINHLTLRPLSSPLVPAPLSPTDVSADQIWTRFSGVARAVFESVPALKGKKVVVSGDVMTGNTDTRFYWNLSRNIYRWNPSRERFLNNIHTVDEKQSIDTHLEGMMMYYDLIRAFDQWEETNEFAHEL, from the exons ATGCGGTCCCTCTTagtcatcctcctccccaccGCCCTGGCCCTGCCTTCATTTCCCTTTTCGGCCTCGGCTCAACGGCCTCTCCAGGATACCTCCGAGATATCATGTCCTCTTGCTCCAAAAATAGCCCCGGATAGCGACGGCTTCTTATCCTCGCTGCATTTCATTCAGGATGAGGGCATTCGCGCGCAACAAGTTGAGCGCCTCTCGCGCGCTGTGCAGGTCGACACGAGCGTTGGCGATGCGGTGACGGATCGCGACAATGAGGCGTTTGCGCCCTTCGTGGACTTTCAGGACCTTCTTCGTGACTTGTTTCCTCTAGT CCACAAAACCGCCCAACTAGACCACATAAACACCCACGCCCTGCTCTACACCCTCCCCGGCAAACTCCCCCACCTCCAAccaatcctcttcctcgcccaTCAAGACGTCGTCCCTATCGACGACCCAACCGACTGGACCTACCCGCCCTTCTCCGGCCACTACGACGGAACCTACATCTGGGGCCGCGGCGCCAGCGACTGCAAGAACACGCTCATCGGCCTGCTCTCCGCCATCGAAGACCTGCTCAATCAGGGCTTCAAACCATCGCGCACGGTGATTTTTTCATTCGGCTTCGATGAGGAGTCGCACGGTTTCCTAGGCGCCGGGCATCTAGCCCCCGAACTCGAGAAGCGGTATGGAAAAGACAGCATCGCGTTGATCCTGGATGAGGGCGGAAACGGTGTGCAGGTCCTCCccgatgacgaggatgtcGTCTATGCGCTCCCCGCTGTCGGTGAGAAGGGTGCTCTGGATCTCATCCTTGAACTCGCCGTGCCCGGCGGCCATAGTTCCATTCCGCCTGCGCACACGGGAATCGGGATTATGGCGGATATCATCCACACTCTCGAACGCAAGGACCTTTTCGTCCCTGAGTTAAACGAGATTCATCCTACCCGCAAGACATTGGAATGCCAAGTCGTGCATTCGCCCGAACACATCGAGTCGTGGCTGGGACATGCATTGTCGACAAACGATTACCGCAGCCTAGCCGAGAAACTGGGCCAGTCGCGCGGTGACAATTTCCGCGTCACTCTGCAAACAACTCAGGCAACAGATATCATCCGCGGTGGCGTGAAGTCCAACGCATTGCCGGAGAAAATCTCCGCTGTGATCAACTACCGTGTCGCGCTGCATCAGACACCAGACACTGTTATCTCTCGCGCGGTTGACTTGATCACGCCCATTGTGCAAGGATACAATCTCTCGTTCTCGCATCCGTATTCGTCTGGCGAGGGCGAAGGAACGATCAACCATCTCACGCTTAGGCCGCTTTCGTCCCCGCTCGTCCCCGCGCCGCTTAGTCCGACGGATGTCTCCGCGGATCAGATTTGGACTCGGTTCTCGGGTGTGGCGCGCGCAGTGTTTGAGTCGGTTCCTGCTCTTAAGGGGAAGAAGGTTGTTGTGAGTGGGGATGTTATGACTGGGAACACGGATACGCGGTTCTATTGGAATCTGTCGCGGAATATTTACCGCTGGAATCCTAGTCGGGAGAGGTTCctcaacaatatccacacTGTTGATGAGAAACAGTCCATCGATACCCACCTCGAGGGTATGATGATGTATTACG ATCTGATTCGCGCTTTCGACCAATGGGAAGAAACGAATGAATTTGCCCACGAACTGTGA
- the gta1 gene encoding glutaminase GtaA (COG:S;~EggNog:ENOG410PHIS;~InterPro:IPR033433,IPR032514,IPR014870;~PFAM:PF17168,PF16335,PF08760;~SECRETED:SignalP(1-19)), protein MNLYRLGLLVASLVSAVTAESTFTPARPPSLPLAVKSPYLSTWLPAGQDGGNGGYLAGEWPRFWEGQIIGWAGIIRVDGNSYTWMGLPGTTTVNQTAYEYTSTKSIFTMNVGGEVQLNLTFLSPITPNDLKRQSLVFSYLNVEVASLDGQSHDVQVYSDISAEWVSGDRSTAVQWDYGVTDDEVAYHKIQRQTQLLFSESRDQSEWGSWYWATHNGTGVTYQSGNAEDVRSAFRKNGKLSNSKDNNYRAISTNWPVFGFSIDLGSVSSQTADRLFTIGLDQQDAIQFSGATGTRAVPSLWTSYFKDGLAALDFFYHDYEEANKLSSEFDDRVARDSIAAAGQDYLTITSLSGRQAFAATQLTGTIEEPYLFMKEISSNGNMNTVDVIFPAHPVFLYTNPELLLLLLKPLYEIQESGNYPNAYAMHDIGTHYPNATGHPEGNDEPMPLEECGNMVIMALAYALKSGNTTYLSDHYTKLTQWTNYLVQDAIYPANQISTDDFAGSLANQTNLALKGIIGIEAMATISSITDHPDDSENRTTVAQDYIDRWQTLGIANNTEPAHTTLSYGDNSSHGLLYNLYADRELGLNLVPQSVYDMQSSFYPTVEATYGVPLDTRHSYTKSDWELFAAAVASNSTRDMFIKDLATWINKTPTNRPMTDLYETSTGDYPGITFIARPVMGGSFALLILN, encoded by the exons ATGAATCTCTATCGTCTCGGTCTTTTGGTCGCTTCCCTCGTCTCTGCGGTGACAGCAGAGTCGACCTTTACTCCTGCTAGGCCTCCTTCGCTGCCGTTGGCTGTCAAGTCACCCTACCTGAGCACGTGGTTGCCGGCAGGACAGGATGGGGGTAATGGTGGCTACTTGGCTGGTGAATGGCCGAGGTTTTGGGA AGGCCAAATCATTGGCTGGGCCGGTATTATCCGTGTAGACGGAAATTCCTACACATGGATGGGGCTGCCAGGAACCACTACGGTCAATCAGACGGCCTACGAGTATACTTCGACGAAGAGTATTTTCACCATGAACGTTGGCGGCGAAGTGCAGTTGAATCTTACTTTCCTCTCGCCCATCACCCCCAACGATCTCAAGCGGCAGTCTTTGGTGTTTTCCTATCTCAACGTGGAAGTTGCCTCGCTCGATGGTCAATCCCATGATGTTCAGGTGTACTCAGACATCTCAGCTG AATGGGTTTCAGGAGACCGCAGTACTGCTGTGCAATGGGACTATGGTGTCACGGACGATGAAGTTGCCTATCACAAGATCCAACGCCAAACTCAGTTGCTTTTCTCCGAATCCAGGGATCAGTCGGAATGGGGTTCTTGGTATTGGGCCACGCATAACGGGACCGGCGTAACGTACCAGTCGGGAAATGCAGAGGACGTTCGCAGCGCGTTTCGAAAGAACGGAAAGCTGTCCAATTCAAAGGACAACAACTACCGTGCCATCTCCACAAACTGGCCAGTCTTTGGATTTTCCATTGACTTGGGATCTGTCAGCTCTCAGACGGCTGACCGGCTGTTCACTATTGGTTTGGACCAGCAAGATGCGATTCAATTCAGTGGTGCAACTGGGACTCGCGCGGTGCCTTCTCTCTGGACGAGCTATTTCAAGGACGGATTGGCTGCT CTCGACTTCTTTTATCATGACTATGAGGAAGCCAACAAGCTGTCTTCGGAATTCGATGATCGCGTTGCCCGTGATTCTATTGCTGCTGCCGGCCAGGATTATTTGACTATCACTTCCCTTAGTGGTCGTCAGGCTTTCGCGGCCACTCAACTGACCGGTACCATTGAGGAGCCCTACTTGTTTATGAAGGAGATCTCTTCCAACGGCAACATGAACACGGTCGATGTCATCTTCCCGGCACATCCCGTTTTCCTCTACACAAATCCAGAATTACTGCTGCTCCTTTTGAAGCCTCTGTATGAGATCCAGGAATCCGGAAACTATCCCAATGCCTACGCCATGCACGACATTGGCACGCATTACCCCAACGCCACTGGTCACCCTGAAGGTAACGATGAGCCCATGCCACTCGAGGAGTGTGGCAACATGGTCATCATGGCCCTGGCATATGCGCTCAAGTCGGGGAACACAACCTATCTGAGTGACCATTATACCAAGCTCACTCAGTGGACCAACTATCTCGTCCAGGATGCGATTTACCCAGCGAACCAGATTTCGACCGATGACTTTGCAGGTTCTTTGGC CAACCAAACCAATTTGGCTCTGAAGGGCATTATCGGTATCGAAGCGATGGCGACCATTAGCTCCATCACCGACCATCCTGACGACAGTGAGAACCGCACTACGGTTGCTCAGGATTACATTGACAGATGGCAAACCTTGGGCATTGCCAACAACACCGAACCTGCGCACACCACTCTGTCGTATGGAGACAACTCATCTCACGGTCTTCTGTACAACCTTTACGCTGATCGGGAACTTGGATTGAACTTGGTTCCGCAGTCTGTGTATGACATGCAGAGTTCGTTTTACCCAACTGTCGAGGCGACATATGGAGTTCCGCTCGACACCAGGCACAGTTATACCAAGA GCGATTGGGAACTGTTTGCTGCGGCTGTAGCGTCGAACTCGACTCGCGACATGTTCATCAAGGACTTAGCTACCTGGATCAACAAGACTCCGACCAACCGACCTATGACTGATCTTTATGAGACCAGCACCGGAGA TTACCCCGGAATCACCTTTATTGCCAGACCCGTCATGGGCGGCTCGTTTGCATTGTTAATTTTGAATTAG